The Thermus islandicus DSM 21543 genomic interval CGGAGGAGGTACGGAAGCTCATAGAGGAGGCCAAATGACCCCGGCCCTTCTCGGCCACCTAAGCGTAAGCCTGGCCCTGGCCTTCAGCCTCCTGGGCCTCGCCCTGGCCCTCCTCGCCTACTTCCAGGGAGACGGACGCTTCCTAAGGGGGGCGAGGGCCCTCGTGCCCCTTGCCTTTCTCGGAGCCCTCGCCGCCTTTTTGGCCCTGGAGTGGGCCCTCCTCACCCACGACTTCAGCCTGGCCTACGTGGCCAGGAACCACTCCACCAAGGACCCCCTGTGGGTGACCCTGGTTACCCCCTGGGCGGCCCTCGAGGGGAGCCTCCTCCTCTGGGGCCTCCTCCAGACCCTCTACACCCTCCTTGCCAGCAAGAAGGCCCTGGACCCCTGGCGGGCCTCCCTGGTCCTCGCCGTGCTTTATGGCATCCAGGTCTTCTTCTTCGGCGTCATGGCCACCCTCGCCAGCCCCTTCACCACCCTCCCCAACCCCCCCGCGGACGGCGTGGGCCCGAACCCCCTCCTTCAGAACCACTGGATGATGGCCGTCCACCCCGTCCTCATGTACCTGGGCTTCGTGGGGCTGAGCGTGCCCTACGCCTACGCGGTGGCGGCCATGGCGGTGCGGCGCTACCAGACCTGGGTGGAGGAGACGAGGTGGTGGACCCTCGTGGCCTGGGGCTTCCTCACCGCGGGAAAGGTGGCGGGGATGTGGTGGAGCTACGAGGTCCTGGGCTGGGGCGGGTACTGGGCTTGGGACCCCGTGGAGAACGCCAGCTTCGTCCCCTGGCTGCTCGCCACCGCCTTCCTCCACACCGCCCTCGTCCAGCAGACGCGGGGAAGCTTCAAGGCCTGGAACTTCGCCTTTGTGACCCTGGCCTTCGCCGCCACGGTCCTTGGCACCTTCCTCACCCGAAGCGGGGTCCTCCAGTCGGTCCACGCCTTCGCAGAGGGCCCCGTGGGGCCCGCCTTCCTCGGCTTTTTCCTCCTGGCCACGGGCCTTGGCCTGGGCCTCCTCTCCCGGGTTTCCCGGGAGGTGCGGGACGCCGCGGCCTTCCGCCCCTTGTCCCGGGAGGGGGCGCTTTTGCTCGGGGCCTTCTTCTTTGCGGGCTGGGCCCTGGTGGTGGTCCTCGGCACCTTTTACCCCCTCTTGGTGGAGGCCTTCGCCGGGGCCAAGGTGAGCGTGGGGGCCCCCTTCTTCAACCAGCTCTCGGCCCCCCTGGGGGCGGGGATCCTCCTCCTCATGGGGGTGGGGCCCCTCCTGCCCTGGCGGCGGGCGCGGGAGGAGGCCCTCCGGAACCTCTACCTCCTCCTTGGGGTTTTGCTCCTGGGCACCCTCCTGGGGCTTCTTCGGGGCTACACCCCGGGGGCCTCTTTGGCCCTCGGGCTTTTCCTCTACAACCTGGCTGCCGTGTTCCTCCTTGTCAGGGAAGGGGTTCTGGGCCGGGTGCGGGCGGGGCTTTCCCCTTGGGGCTTTTTGGAGAACCGGAGGCGGGTGGGGAGCCTTTTGGTCCACTTCGCCGTGGCCCTCATGGGCCTCGCCATCGCTTTCAGCCAGACCTACCGCCTGGAGAGCGAGAAGACCCTCTACCGGGGCGAGGCCTGGGAGGTGGGGGGGCTCAAGCTCACCTTCCAGGGGGTGAGGGCCCTGGACGAGGGGCGGCGCTTCGCCGTGGAGGCCCTCCTCAAGACCGACCGCTTCGGCGAGGTGCGGCCCCGCCTCCACTTCTATCCCCAGATGAACGCCCCCCTGCCCGCCCCCAAGGTGGTCTACACCCCGGGGAACGATTACTACTTCCTCCTCATGGACTTTGACCGGGAGAAGGGGGAGTGGGCCTCCATCCGCCTTATCCTCACCCCCTTGGTCTTCTGGATGTGGGTGGCGGGGGGGCTGATGGCCCTGGGTACCCTCTACAGCCTTTGGCCCGCCGGGAGGCCCAAAGAGGCGGAGGGGGTGAGCCCGGCGTGAGGGGGGTTCTCTGGCTTCTCCTCTTGCTTGCCCTGGGAGGGCTTTTCTGGTGGGGGATGCAGCGGAATCCCAAGGACCTTCCCTCGGTCCTGGCCGAGAAGAGGCGTCCTGCCCCCGACTTCACCCTGCCCCTTCTGCCCCCTTACCGGGCGGCGTGGGGGGAGCGCTTCCGCCTGGCCGACCACCTGGGGAAGGCCCCCGTGGTCCTCAACTTCTGGGCGAGCTGGTGCTACCCCGCCTGCTACGAGGAGGCGCCCCTCCTCGAGGCCTCTTGGCGCCGCCACAAGGAGCGGGTGCTCTTCCTGGGGGTGAACACCCAGGACAAGGAGGAGGAGGCCCTGAAGTTCGTCGCCCAGTTCGGCCTCACCTTTCCCCAGGCCTACGACCCCCGGGGACGGGTGGGGGTGGACTACGGCCTGTACGGGGTGCCCGAGACCTTTTTCATAGACCGCGAGGGCCGGGTCGTGGCCCGGCACGCGGGGGCCCTGGACGAGGCCACCCTGGCGCGCTACCTGGAGGAGGTTTTGCCATGAGGTTGCTTCTGGCGTTCTTTGTCCTGGTTCTTCCCGTCCTGGCCCAGGAGGGGCCGCCTCCGGACCTTTCCCCAGAGGTCTTCCGCATCGCCCGGGAACTCCGCTGCCCCGTCTGCCAGGGGGAGTCGGCGGCGGAGAGCAACTCGGGGGTGGCCCAGGAGATGCGCCGCCTGATTGCCGAGATGCTGAAGGAGGGGAAGACAAAGGAGGAGATCAAGGCCTTCTTCGTGGAGCGCTACGGGGAGTGGATCCTCTACGCGCCCCCCAGGCGCGGGGTAACCCTCTGGGTCTGGGTGCTCCCCCTCCTTGGCCTCCTCCTTCTCGGCCTTGGCCTTTCGGCCTACTTCCGGCCCAGACCGCTTCCTAGGGAGCTTCTGGAGGAGGCGGAGCGCCGGATGGGCGGGCCCTCGTCATGATGGCCACCCTCCTCTTCCTCGCCCTCTTCCTCCTGGGCCTTCTCCTGGCCCTAAGGCCCCTCCTTGGTCCCAAGGAGCCCTTTCCCGAGCCCCCTAGGCGGGAGGAGCTCCTTAAGGAGCTCGAGGTCTTAAAAGGGGAGGTGGAGGCCCTCTCGGGGGAGGAGAAGCGGCTCGCCCTCGCCCGGATGGTGGAGCTGGAAAGGCTTTTAGAGGGCTACCGCCCGCCTGCCCCCCGGGCCCGAAGCCCCTGGCCCGCGGTCCTCCTGCTCGGGGGGGTGGCCCTTCTGGGCGTGGGGCTTTGGCGCTACACCCTCCCCCGCCTGCCCGGGGAGACCACGGTCACGGCCAGGCAGGAGGCCCGGGAGCTCAAGGCCCTCGCGGAGAAGGCCCAAAGGACCGGGGCGGTGGAGGACCTCCTCGCTTGGGGCCGGAGGGCCTACGCGCTTAAGGCCTTTGACCAGGCGGCGGAGGCCTACCTGGGGGTCTTGAAGAAGGACCCCAGGAACCTCGAGGCCCTGAGGCGGGTGGGCATCCTCCTCTTCCTGGGAGGGAGGCTGGAGGAGGCCCGGCTCTTCCTGGAAATCGCTCAGCACGCCGATCCCAAAGCCGCCGAGGGGTGGCTCTTCCTGGGCAACCTCTACTTCCAGGAGGGGAGGATGGAGGAGGCCATCCGCGCCTGGGAGCGGTACCTGGAGGCCGGGGGCGAGGCCCGGGAGCGGGTGGAGGCCCTCATCGCCATGGCCCGGGCCCAGGCCCAGGGCGGGAAGGATGGGCAGGCGGTCTACCAGGCCCGTTGCGCCGCCTGCCACGGCCTTCAGGGGGAGGGGGGGGTGGGGCCTAGGCTCAAGGGCAACCCCCTGCTCAAGTCCCCTGAGGCCGTGCGGGAGATCGTCCTGAGGGGCCGGGGGGCCATGCCCGCCGTTCCCCTTTCCGAGGAGGAGCTCAAGGCCCTCCTGAAGTTTCTGGGTACGCTTTAGCCATGAGGCGGCGGGACCTCCTCTTCTACGTTCCCGTGGCGGTGGCGGGAGGGTTTTTCGCTTGGTTTGGGGTGCGGACCTACAACCTCCGCTTCCGCCCAAGGCCCGAGGCGGGAAGGCCCAGCTGGAAGGCGGGCCCCAAGGTGGCGGTGGCCCGGCTCGGGGAGATGGGGGTGTGGCAGGCGAGGCCCTTCCTCTATCCCCTTCCCTTCGGGGAGCTCAAGGCCTTCCTCCTCCGCCTGCCAAGGCCTGTCCCCGGGGGGCTTTCCGTGGGGGAGGAGCACTACCTCGCCCTAAGCCGTATCTGCACCCACCAGGGGTGCACGGTGAACTTCGTCCCCGATCCCGAGGCGGCCTCCCTCCTCTACAACTTCCGCTACGAGCGGCCTTTTTTGGGCTGCCCCTGCCACTTTGGGGCCTTTGACCCCCTGCTTGGGGGGAAGGCCGTGTACGGTCCTCCCCGTTACCCCCTGCCCCGCCTCAGGCTGCAGGCGGAGGGCGGGGTCCTCTACGCCACCGGGCACGAGGTGCCCCTGAGGCCCATGGAGGGGGCCTAGCCCCCTAGCCGCACCCGGACGAAGCGGTCCCTTCCCCGCTGGAGGACGAGGGGCCGGGAGAGGTCCACCTCCAGGGCTGGGTCGGTGACCAGCTCGCCGTCTATGCGGAGCCCCCGGTTCAGGATGAGCCTCCTCGCCTCGGCGTGGGAGGGGGTGAGGCCCGCCAGGGTGAAGAGCCTCGCCACCCAGATCCGGCCCTCCTTGAGCTCGGATGGGGGGATGGCCACCTCGGGAAGGTCTTCGGGGATGCCCCCCTTCGCCACCTGGTCGTAGCGGGCTTCTGCCTGGCGCACCTCCTCGGGGCCCGCCTCCTTGTCCTGGCCCAAGGCCTCGAGGCGGTAGCCTAGGCTCTCGTAGAAAGCGCGGTCCAGCCGGGCCGGGATCCTTGCCCGAGCGTAGGCGGCGGTGAGGAGGCGGGCGAGGACCCGGTGGGCGGGAACGGGCCCTGCCTTGAGGACCGCCTGGATCTCCTCCTCTTCCAGGTCCGTGAGCAGGCGGAAGTAGCTGGAAAGAAGAGGGTCCGGTACCCGCATGAGCTTCTTGAACATCACCTCCGGGGGCTCGGTGAGGCCGATGTAGTTGTCCAGGCTCTTACTCATCTTCTCCCGCCCGTCCAGGCCCACGAGGAGGGGCATGAGGAAGCAGACCTGGGGGCTTTGCCCGTAGGCCCGTTGGACCTCCCGGCCCACCAGGAGGTTGAAGCGCTGGTCGGTGCCGCCCATCTCCACGTCGGCCTGGATGGCCACGGAGTCGTAGGCCTGGGCGAAGGGGTAGAGGAACTCGTGCAGGGAAATGGGCACCCCCTCCTCGTACCGCTTCTTGAAGTCTTCCCTTTCCAGCATCTGGGCCACGGTCATGAGGGAGGTGAGCCGCACCACCTCCTTAAAGGTGAGACCCTCCAGCCACTCGGAGTTGTAGCGGAGCTCAAAGAGGTGGGCTTCCTGCCTCAGGATCTTCCCCGCCTGCTCCACGTAGCTTTTGGCGTTCTCCCGGGTCTCCTCCAGGGTGAGGGGGGGGCGGGTCTTGGAGCGGCCTGAGGGGTCCCCGATCATCCCGGTGAAGTCCCCGATGATGAGGACCACCCGGTGCCCGAGCTCTTGGAACTGGCGCATCTTCCTTAGGACCACGGCATGGCCTAGGTGAAGGTCGGGCCGGGTGGGGTCGGCCCCCAGCTTCACCGTGAGGGGCCTTCCTTCCTTAAGCTTTTCCAGAAGCTCCTCCTCGGGAAGGATCTCCTCCGCCCCCCGCTTGAGGAGGGCGAGGGCGGCTTCGGGGGAGAGGCTCGCCATGTGCTTGAGTATACTTAGGTCAATGCGGAGCCTACTCCTTCTGGCCCTGGTCGGCTTGGGCGTCTACTGGTACGCGGACCGCTACGGCCTTGCCGTGGGCTACCCGCCCTTCCTCCCCGTTTTCTACTGGAAGTACACGGGCGAGGCCCAGTACCCCATCCGGGTCACGGGGCTTTACGACGCGGTGAAGGTGAAGGTGGCGGGGGAGCTTCAGGAGGGGCGCCTCCAGGTGGCCCTCCTCAAGGGAGGCCGCCCCTTGGGGGAGCGTCCCTTGGCCGGGCGCTTCCAGGAGGAGCTCCGCTTCCCCGTGGAGCCCGGGGAGTACGTCCTCCGCTTCCGCCTCGAGGGGGCCAAGGGCCAGGTGCGGTACGACTGGGTGGCCACCAAGTTTGCCCCCTAGGGCGAGGGTGTGCTACACTTAGCCCTGGCTTGCCCTTAGGGGCACGAAGGGGAGAGCGATGCCTGAGAAGAAGCCCAAGAGGAACCTGTCCGCCCTGAAGCGGCACCGGCAGTCCCTGAAGCGCCGGCTCCGCAACAAGGCCAAGAAGTCGGCCATCAAGACCCTGAGCAAGAAGGCCGTCCTCCTGGCCCAGGAGGGGAAGGCGGAGGAGGCCCTGAAGATCCTGCGCCGGGCTGAGAGCCTCATTGACAAGGCGGCTAAGGGCTCCACCCTCCACAAGAACGCCGCCGCCCGCAAGAAGTCCCGGCTGGCGCGCAAGGTTCGCAAGCTTCTGGAGGCCGCGGGGGCGCCCGTCGCCGGCGGCCTCAGCGCTTAAGGAGGGAGCATGGGCAAGGGCGACCGCAGGACCCGGCGCGGCAAAATCTGGCGCGGCACCTATGGCAAGTACCGCCCTCGCAAGAAGAAGTAGGGGCGCTTCCCGGGCTAGGCCCCTCCTTCCTTCTCCATCTCCCAGGTGAGGTCCCGCAGGAGCCACCCCCGCCCTGGAGGGGAGAGCTCCCCTGAGCCCAGGGTCTGGACCAGATAGCGGCGCACCAGCCCCACCGGAACCCCCTGGGCGATGACCTCCCCTAGGTTCCGGCTGCCGTCCAGAAGGCCCTGGAGTCGGCCGAACTCCTCCAGGGTCTTGCCCTTCCTGCCCTGGTAGCGGATGCGCAGGGCGTACCAGGCGTAGCGGCGGAGGGGGTAGAGGTCCCCCTCCCTGACCCCCATGTAGGCCCGCTCCATGGCGATGAGGAGGGGAACCCCCCAGGCCTTGGCGGCGGCGCGGACGCTTCTTCCCCCCTGGAAGACCTCGTAGGGGCTCTTGGGGCGGATGGCCTCCAGGACCCGGCTCGGGGAGTCTATGAGGGTGCGGAACCGGTCCCACTCGTCGTTCACCCGCGCCCATTCCCCGAGGAGGGTGGCCAAGGGGAGAAGGGGAGGTTCGGCGCCCGGGGGGCCGGGCTGGAAGCGGAAGGTCCCCTCCTTGGGGTGGAGGGGGAAGGTGAAGAGGGCCTCGAGGCCTTCCCAGTCCAGGATGTGCGCCCCCACCACCTCCCCGGAGGCGAAGCGGAGGGTGAGAGGGAGAGGCCCGGTCCGCACCTCCAGGACGCCTGAGCGCCGGTGGTGGTGGACCAGCTCCAGCACCTCCGTGAGGGGGATGGTGTTCAGGTTTCCTTCCAAAGGTACCCCTCCCCGATGTTCAGCACCAGCCTACGCCCT includes:
- a CDS encoding heme lyase CcmF/NrfE family subunit, producing MTPALLGHLSVSLALAFSLLGLALALLAYFQGDGRFLRGARALVPLAFLGALAAFLALEWALLTHDFSLAYVARNHSTKDPLWVTLVTPWAALEGSLLLWGLLQTLYTLLASKKALDPWRASLVLAVLYGIQVFFFGVMATLASPFTTLPNPPADGVGPNPLLQNHWMMAVHPVLMYLGFVGLSVPYAYAVAAMAVRRYQTWVEETRWWTLVAWGFLTAGKVAGMWWSYEVLGWGGYWAWDPVENASFVPWLLATAFLHTALVQQTRGSFKAWNFAFVTLAFAATVLGTFLTRSGVLQSVHAFAEGPVGPAFLGFFLLATGLGLGLLSRVSREVRDAAAFRPLSREGALLLGAFFFAGWALVVVLGTFYPLLVEAFAGAKVSVGAPFFNQLSAPLGAGILLLMGVGPLLPWRRAREEALRNLYLLLGVLLLGTLLGLLRGYTPGASLALGLFLYNLAAVFLLVREGVLGRVRAGLSPWGFLENRRRVGSLLVHFAVALMGLAIAFSQTYRLESEKTLYRGEAWEVGGLKLTFQGVRALDEGRRFAVEALLKTDRFGEVRPRLHFYPQMNAPLPAPKVVYTPGNDYYFLLMDFDREKGEWASIRLILTPLVFWMWVAGGLMALGTLYSLWPAGRPKEAEGVSPA
- a CDS encoding TlpA family protein disulfide reductase, which codes for MRGVLWLLLLLALGGLFWWGMQRNPKDLPSVLAEKRRPAPDFTLPLLPPYRAAWGERFRLADHLGKAPVVLNFWASWCYPACYEEAPLLEASWRRHKERVLFLGVNTQDKEEEALKFVAQFGLTFPQAYDPRGRVGVDYGLYGVPETFFIDREGRVVARHAGALDEATLARYLEEVLP
- a CDS encoding cytochrome c-type biogenesis protein, which encodes MRLLLAFFVLVLPVLAQEGPPPDLSPEVFRIARELRCPVCQGESAAESNSGVAQEMRRLIAEMLKEGKTKEEIKAFFVERYGEWILYAPPRRGVTLWVWVLPLLGLLLLGLGLSAYFRPRPLPRELLEEAERRMGGPSS
- a CDS encoding c-type cytochrome — its product is MMATLLFLALFLLGLLLALRPLLGPKEPFPEPPRREELLKELEVLKGEVEALSGEEKRLALARMVELERLLEGYRPPAPRARSPWPAVLLLGGVALLGVGLWRYTLPRLPGETTVTARQEARELKALAEKAQRTGAVEDLLAWGRRAYALKAFDQAAEAYLGVLKKDPRNLEALRRVGILLFLGGRLEEARLFLEIAQHADPKAAEGWLFLGNLYFQEGRMEEAIRAWERYLEAGGEARERVEALIAMARAQAQGGKDGQAVYQARCAACHGLQGEGGVGPRLKGNPLLKSPEAVREIVLRGRGAMPAVPLSEEELKALLKFLGTL
- a CDS encoding Rieske 2Fe-2S domain-containing protein, which produces MRRRDLLFYVPVAVAGGFFAWFGVRTYNLRFRPRPEAGRPSWKAGPKVAVARLGEMGVWQARPFLYPLPFGELKAFLLRLPRPVPGGLSVGEEHYLALSRICTHQGCTVNFVPDPEAASLLYNFRYERPFLGCPCHFGAFDPLLGGKAVYGPPRYPLPRLRLQAEGGVLYATGHEVPLRPMEGA
- the tyrS gene encoding tyrosine--tRNA ligase, with product MASLSPEAALALLKRGAEEILPEEELLEKLKEGRPLTVKLGADPTRPDLHLGHAVVLRKMRQFQELGHRVVLIIGDFTGMIGDPSGRSKTRPPLTLEETRENAKSYVEQAGKILRQEAHLFELRYNSEWLEGLTFKEVVRLTSLMTVAQMLEREDFKKRYEEGVPISLHEFLYPFAQAYDSVAIQADVEMGGTDQRFNLLVGREVQRAYGQSPQVCFLMPLLVGLDGREKMSKSLDNYIGLTEPPEVMFKKLMRVPDPLLSSYFRLLTDLEEEEIQAVLKAGPVPAHRVLARLLTAAYARARIPARLDRAFYESLGYRLEALGQDKEAGPEEVRQAEARYDQVAKGGIPEDLPEVAIPPSELKEGRIWVARLFTLAGLTPSHAEARRLILNRGLRIDGELVTDPALEVDLSRPLVLQRGRDRFVRVRLGG
- the rpsT gene encoding 30S ribosomal protein S20; this encodes MPEKKPKRNLSALKRHRQSLKRRLRNKAKKSAIKTLSKKAVLLAQEGKAEEALKILRRAESLIDKAAKGSTLHKNAAARKKSRLARKVRKLLEAAGAPVAGGLSA
- a CDS encoding 30S ribosomal protein THX, producing the protein MGKGDRRTRRGKIWRGTYGKYRPRKKK
- a CDS encoding DUF4388 domain-containing protein, which codes for MEGNLNTIPLTEVLELVHHHRRSGVLEVRTGPLPLTLRFASGEVVGAHILDWEGLEALFTFPLHPKEGTFRFQPGPPGAEPPLLPLATLLGEWARVNDEWDRFRTLIDSPSRVLEAIRPKSPYEVFQGGRSVRAAAKAWGVPLLIAMERAYMGVREGDLYPLRRYAWYALRIRYQGRKGKTLEEFGRLQGLLDGSRNLGEVIAQGVPVGLVRRYLVQTLGSGELSPPGRGWLLRDLTWEMEKEGGA